ATTCACCTGTTACAAAAGAGATTATTGATGAGCTAAAACGCCTTGAAAATGAAGGATATCAGTTTGAGTCTGCAGAGGCTTCATTTGAGATGCTAATTAGAAAAAAGCTGGGGCTTTATCAGCCGTTCTTTACTCTCAAAGAGTTCAAAGTTTTGATTAATGAGCCAGCAGTAGAGTACAGTTCATCTGCAATTGTAAAGATTGCAGTAGATGGTGTTACGGCAATCACAGCAGCAGAAGGTGATGGACCTGTCCATGCCTTAGATAGTGCTTTGAGAAAAGCTTTGGAAAAATTCTACCCAGAGCTCAAAGAAGTGCATTTGGTTGATTACAAGGTTAGAGTTTTGAATGCTGAAACTGCAACTGCTGCAAAGGTAAGAGTTCTGATTGAGTCAACAGACGGAAAAGATACATGGACAACTGTAGGTGTTTCGACCGACATTGTAAATGCAAGCTGGATTGCGCTTGTGGATTCACTGGAGTACAAGCTTTGCAAGGAAAAGATTGAGAAATAAATAAATTGGGGGCTGTTCATCTCAAATAATTTTTGAACAGCCCTTTGACTTTAGTGTTTTGTTTATGAGTTCTATATGCTAAGAAAGCAGAATTAAATTTTTAAAAATTCATTTATCAAAAATACAGCAAGAAGACTCCCACTTCTTTAAGGTGAGAGATGAATTGCTAAAAGTATGATACAATATTTTCGGGTGATTTCAGATGTACAAAACACAGAAAAATCATATAAGATGTGATAAACAAACGTACAGGATACTTCGAATCCTATGCCGTCTTTCAAAGAATCTGTACAACTATGCACTCTACCATGTAAGACAACACTATTTTAAAACTCAGGAATATCTTCGATATGAAAGTGTATATCATCTTGTAAAAGGGAACGAAAACTACAGATTACTACCATCTCAAGTTGCCCAGCAAACCATTTTAGCAGTGGACCAAGCTTTTAAATCGTTTTTTGGTTCACTGAAGGCAAAGAAAGAAGGAAAGATTGACAAGAAGATTTCCATGCCAAAGTACTTGCCCACGGATGGAATGTTTCTTCTCAGTTTTCCTAAAGACCAGTTCAAGGTAGAAGGGAACAAATTGAGATTGAGTCTGGGCAGGAATTTTTACAAAGAGTTTGGGACAAAGTATTTGTATTTTGAGCTGCCAGTAACAGTTTCAGGTAAGAGGATAAAAGAAGTCAGGATAGTAGCAAGGTTTCATGGTAAATGGTTTGAGATTGAGTATGTGTATGAAGAAGAAGAGCAGAGTTGTGATCTTAACAAAGACAGGTACTTATCAATAGACCTTGGTCTTGACAATTTTGCAGCTGTAGTTGATACCATCGGGACTGCCTTTTTGATAGAAGGCAGGTATATAAAATCAGTTAACCGATGGTACAACAAAGAAAAAGCAAGACTGCAGAGTATATACTCAAAGCAGGGAGTAAAATTTGGTAAAAAACTTGCTCAGATTTCTCTTAAAAGACAGCATATAATTGACAATTTTTTAAATCAGGCAGTGAACAGGACAGTATAAGCATTGTCTGAACAATCAAATTGGGACAGTAGTAGTTGGAGAAATGAAGAGTATAAAACAAGAGATAGGACTTGGGAGAGTGAATAATCAAAACTTTGTGAGTATTCCGTATGATAAGTTCAAGAGGAAGTTAGAAACAAAGTGCAGGTATTATGGCATAGAGTATATGGAAATTGATGAAAGTTATACATCACAGAGATGTAGCAGATGTGGGATGGTCAAGAAAAGTAACAGGAAATACAGGGGATTGTATATGTGCAGAGATTGCGGGTATGTAGTAAATGCGGATATAAATGGAGCGATGAACATACTTGCAAAAGTAGCTGGCGAGTCTGCTAAGATAGCAGATAGCTAGTTGTGGGTGTGTGAACCACCCTGTGAGAATAAGGGTAGCATAGTTGCTACCAAACTTCTCACGAAGCCTCCACCTCTTTAGGTGGGTGGTAGTTCACCTTTTGTCCGGGAAATATTAAGTTTGGATTTTTGATCTGTGGGTTTGCCGCTAAAAGTTCACTTATACCAACCTGATTTTTAACAGCTATACTCCACAGTGTGTCTCCGCTTTGGATTGTATAAATCTTTGTTTGTGCAAAGGTACTTGAAAAATTCAGAAAAAATAATATGCTCAAAAATGCAACTATTTTTCTCATGCTTGAGCTTTCACCTCCTCATATCTTATTTTTCTTAAAAATCTTTTGCTTAATTCTTTCCTTTTAAAAACCTAATTAACTTAGTGTAAAATATTTATAGGACTTGAGATGGAAAAAATGCTCCCTCCTCTTGGGAAAAATGAGAGAATGATATAAAATAATGAGCAAAAAAAGAAGAAGAAAACTGAAAGGAAAACAAACCAAAGGAGGGAGCAAAATGTTTGATAATATTATAGCAAAAATAGAGGAACTTTTAAATAGATTTGGAGAAGGGATAGTGGAGATATTAAGAGGTGAGAAAGATATAGCGATGTATTCAATGGAATTGAAGGAGAAGATGGATGAGATAGGGAAGGAGATGATAAAAGAGGCATGCGGACTTGTAGATGAGATTGTAAGGAATGAAAAGAAGAGGAAGGCAAGGTATGAGGTTGTAAGGAAAGATAAGAGGAGCATAAAGACAATATTTGGAGATGTGGAATATATAAGGACGTACTACAAGAATAAAGAAGAGGGAGGGTATGTGTATTTAGCAGATGAAATTTTGGGGATAGAGAAATACCAAAGAATAGACAAAGCAGTCAAAGCAGCAATAGTTGAGAAAGTAGTGGAAATATCATATGAAAAAGCAGCCAAAGAAGTATTAGGAGAAGAGAAAATGACAAGACAAAGTGTAATGAATATTTTGAGGAGGATAGAGGCGGCTCAGTTAGATAGAATCGAGCATAATAAAAAAGGAGTTGCAGGCAGTAAAAAAGTGGTAAAAGAACTTTATATAGAGGCAGATGAAGATCATATTTCGTTACAAAACGGAGAAGGGAAGATAGCGAAGCTTGCGTACATAAATGAGGGATATAAAGAAGAGAAAGGGATTGTCAAAAGAAAGGAATTAAAAGGGGTGCATTATTTTAGCAGTATTAAAGAGAGACCAGAAGATTTTTGGTCAAAAGTAAGTGAATATATAGAGGAGCACTATGAAACGGAGAAGATAGAGAAGATATATTTGTTAGGGGATGGAGCGGCATGGATAAAGGAAGGGCTTGAATGGATAGTGGGTGCAGAATTTGTATTAGACAGGTTTCATCTAATGAGAGAGGTAATCAAAATAAGCGGTGGAGATAAGAATATTTTTGCTGGGATAGTAGAAGCATTGAGGGATAAGGATAGAGAGAAGTTTGAGGGATTGGTAGCTAAAGCGATGGAAAAGGCTGGAGAGGACAAAAGAGCGTTGAAGAGGATAAATGAAAGTAGGAG
The DNA window shown above is from Caldicellulosiruptor owensensis OL and carries:
- the safA gene encoding SafA/ExsA family spore coat assembly protein, producing the protein MRKIVAFLSILFFLNFSSTFAQTKIYTIQSGDTLWSIAVKNQVGISELLAANPQIKNPNLIFPGQKVNYHPPKEVEAS
- a CDS encoding ISLre2-like element ISCow1 family transposase, with protein sequence MFDNIIAKIEELLNRFGEGIVEILRGEKDIAMYSMELKEKMDEIGKEMIKEACGLVDEIVRNEKKRKARYEVVRKDKRSIKTIFGDVEYIRTYYKNKEEGGYVYLADEILGIEKYQRIDKAVKAAIVEKVVEISYEKAAKEVLGEEKMTRQSVMNILRRIEAAQLDRIEHNKKGVAGSKKVVKELYIEADEDHISLQNGEGKIAKLAYINEGYKEEKGIVKRKELKGVHYFSSIKERPEDFWSKVSEYIEEHYETEKIEKIYLLGDGAAWIKEGLEWIVGAEFVLDRFHLMREVIKISGGDKNIFAGIVEALRDKDREKFEGLVAKAMEKAGEDKRALKRINESRRYIANHWDNIVLELDNRIIKGCSAEGHVSHVLADRMSSRPRGWSEQGAEVMVKLLSLKYNGVNLKEAYLKEICGKEEKEEKILKEIVRKNVKKIRKQIEETRNNVPILQEEKLNLTFRVLKGLSTGDFLNAVVF